Proteins encoded in a region of the Acidobacteriota bacterium genome:
- the asnB gene encoding asparagine synthase (glutamine-hydrolyzing) — MCGFIAAFSESADLEQPVRLAMQRLHRRGPDAEALWQEPGVCLGHRRLAIIDLDARAAQPMPSACGRYLMVYNGEIYNFSILRDELARQGHTFRTTSDTEVILALFAAEGAAMLPRLHGMFALVIWDRVARRAFVARDPYGIKPLYSAVTSNGVMLASQVKALLATGCVAREPNPQGQLGFWLLGSVPDPLTWYRDIAAIPAGHYGWIEHGQLTRTVCWSDIGRHWREAAVSPVPDSVSDHDVRTQVRAAVRESVARHMVSDVPVGVFLSGGIDSGVLAAVMAEAGRGRIEGVTIAYDEFVGSREDEAPVAATIAARYGIRHHVRRVTRDEFTADLPRIIDAMDQPSIDGINTWYASKAAAECGLKVVVSGVGGDELFQGYESFTTLPRLVRRWNAWARVPGVPALAKLAGAAQAWRTGNDRWRHAPEWARTIGGAWWLRRSLNAPEALAAIMGDRQAATSLGAFDAGRWVSRMCGELAADPRLALGQIESMTYLRNQLLRDSDWASMDHSVELRTPLVDARLLMSLQPVLASFFRYPGKRLLAETPNDALPREILERRKTGFGIPVGRWLAAGADGGAPVPDSRAWAHRLVAAFDRTSEVPGSSAR, encoded by the coding sequence ATGTGTGGTTTTATCGCGGCGTTTTCTGAATCAGCAGACCTCGAGCAACCGGTTCGTCTGGCCATGCAGCGGTTGCATCGGCGTGGACCCGATGCCGAGGCGCTGTGGCAGGAACCGGGCGTCTGCCTGGGTCACCGACGTCTCGCCATCATTGATCTCGACGCGCGGGCGGCGCAGCCGATGCCGTCCGCATGCGGCCGTTACCTGATGGTCTATAACGGCGAAATTTACAATTTTTCCATTTTGCGTGACGAGTTGGCGAGGCAGGGCCACACGTTCCGGACGACGTCGGATACCGAGGTGATTCTCGCGTTGTTCGCGGCCGAAGGCGCGGCGATGCTGCCCAGACTGCACGGCATGTTCGCGCTGGTCATCTGGGATCGGGTGGCCAGGCGGGCGTTTGTGGCGCGCGACCCGTACGGGATCAAGCCGCTGTATTCCGCCGTGACGTCGAACGGCGTCATGCTCGCGTCGCAGGTCAAGGCCCTGCTCGCCACCGGGTGCGTGGCCCGCGAGCCAAACCCGCAGGGACAACTCGGCTTCTGGCTGCTCGGCAGTGTGCCCGACCCACTGACCTGGTATCGCGACATCGCGGCCATCCCTGCTGGGCACTATGGCTGGATCGAGCACGGGCAACTGACACGCACGGTGTGCTGGTCGGACATTGGCCGGCATTGGCGTGAGGCGGCGGTCTCGCCTGTGCCGGACTCCGTGTCGGACCATGACGTGCGAACACAGGTGCGCGCTGCGGTTCGCGAGTCCGTGGCCAGGCACATGGTGTCCGATGTGCCGGTGGGGGTGTTCCTGTCAGGCGGCATCGACTCGGGGGTGTTGGCCGCAGTGATGGCGGAAGCCGGCCGCGGCAGAATCGAGGGCGTCACGATCGCCTACGACGAGTTTGTAGGCAGTCGTGAGGACGAGGCCCCGGTCGCCGCGACGATTGCGGCGCGGTACGGCATTCGCCACCATGTCCGGCGCGTCACGCGTGACGAGTTCACCGCCGACCTGCCGCGCATCATCGACGCGATGGATCAGCCGAGTATCGACGGAATCAACACGTGGTACGCGAGCAAGGCCGCCGCCGAATGTGGTTTGAAGGTGGTGGTGTCGGGCGTGGGTGGCGATGAGTTGTTTCAGGGGTACGAGAGCTTCACCACGCTGCCACGGCTGGTGCGCCGGTGGAACGCGTGGGCACGAGTCCCCGGCGTGCCGGCGCTGGCGAAGCTGGCAGGCGCGGCGCAGGCCTGGCGCACCGGCAACGACCGATGGCGTCACGCCCCGGAGTGGGCGCGCACCATCGGTGGCGCCTGGTGGCTGCGGCGCAGCCTGAACGCACCCGAAGCGCTTGCCGCGATCATGGGTGACCGCCAGGCTGCGACCTCGCTCGGGGCGTTTGATGCCGGTCGGTGGGTCAGTCGGATGTGTGGCGAACTCGCGGCGGACCCGCGCCTGGCGCTGGGCCAGATTGAATCCATGACGTACCTGCGCAATCAGTTGCTGCGCGACAGCGACTGGGCGAGCATGGACCACAGCGTCGAACTGCGGACGCCGCTGGTGGATGCGCGACTGCTGATGTCCCTGCAGCCCGTGCTCGCGTCATTTTTCCGATATCCGGGCAAACGGCTTCTGGCAGAGACGCCGAACGACGCGCTCCCCCGCGAGATTCTCGAACGTCGAAAGACCGGATTCGGGATTCCGGTAGGCCGCTGGCTGGCGGCAGGCGCGGACGGCGGTGCGCCGGTGCCCGACAGCCGCGCGTGGGCCCACCGGCTCGTGGCGGCATTTGATCGGACCAGCGAAGTGCCCGGATCGTCGGCCCGCTGA